TTTTCAAGGACTTAATTTCCTCCTCAAAAGCTGCGACCTGCTCCTGTGCCACCGATTCAGATTCTACGTCTGTCTCTGCGTCTTCGGATATATCTTCGGCAGCTTCTTGAGTTGGAGTAATCCGGCTTAAGCCCTGTTGTTGGGCTTTACTATAAATTTCAAGTTTCTTGTCGAGCAATTCGATGGATTTGTTCTTTTTGAAAATAATTATTCCGGCAAACAATAATGATAAGAGCAGAATCCCGGATTGAATAGTTATTTCTGTTTTTGAATGATCGGATGAACTGAAAATTAGAGCCATGATGAGAATGGAGAAGATCAGAAACAGCTTCAGAAAATCTTTAAATTGTTTATTAACTGCCTCAATTAATACTGTGTTTTTATTCATATAAATCCTTAATAGTCTTCCATTGCAGGTGTTTCCAATTTGTTTCTCAAAGCGTCCAGAAAATCTGCCCACCACTGCATCATTTTGCGCCGTTCCGGCAGATAGTCGGCGTGGTTATATGCTGCTCGCACGCTGTTTCCTTCTACGTGGGCAAGCTGTCTTTCAATTACGTCCGGCTTCCAGCCATTTTCATTAAGGTTGGTCGAGGCCATGGAGCGGAATCCGTGTCCGGTGATTTCCTCTTTGCTGTAACCGAGGCGGCGCAGAGCACCGTTAACGGTGTTTTCACTCATGGGGTATAATTTACTGCGGATGCTGGGGAACAGGTATCTACCCTCACCAGTAAGCGGCTTCAGTTCGAAGAGGACCTCCAGAGCCTGCCGGGAAAGCGGTACAATGTGAGGACGGCGGGCTTTCATCTTTTCTGCCGGGATTCTCCACTCAGCAGCATCAAAATCAATTTCTTCCCATTCGCCATGGCGCAACTCTCCGGGACGGACAAAAACGAGCGGGGCGAGCTGCAAGGCGCATTTGGTCATGGTGTTGCCTTGGTAATCATCAATATTATTGAGCAGGGGACCGATCTGCTTGGGATCGGTGATGGTTGCCATGTGTTTGTGCTTTACCGGGGGCAGGGCACCTTTGAGGTCCGCTGTAGCATCGCGGGTGGCTCGTCCGGTGGCAACGGCATAGCGTAAAACCTGTCCGAGAATGCTGCGTACCCGGTGTGCTGTTTCGAGCGCACCTCGGCTTTCAATCCTTCTGAGGACTTTCAAAATATCCGGCGGTTCAATCTCATTTACAACCATTTTGCCGATCCACGGGAAGCAGTTCAACTCAAGGCGTCTGATGACTGTCTGGGCGTGTCCTTTGGTCCAAGTGCTTTTGAATTTGGTGTGCCATTCGCGGGCTATTGCTTCGAATTCATTTTCTCCGCTTACTGTGGCCTGCTGGTCTTTTCTGTATTCTGAAGGATCAATATCGCGTTCAAGGATTTTTCTCTGCTCGTCGCGTTTGTCTCTGGCGTCTTTCAGGCTTGTGGCCGGGTAAGAACCCAGTCCTATCATTTTGCCTTTGCCGTTGAATCTGTATCTATATCTCCAGAGCTTTGATCCGTTGGGTCGGATTTCCAGACAAAGTCCGTTTGAGTCAGTTATGCGGTAGAGCTTTTCTTTTGGTTTTGCAGCTTGAATCTGCTTCACATTTAGAGCCATAAGACCTCCATTGTTTTGTGAGTACCTATCTGCGGGTAGATGTGAGTACACCTGCGTGGTACGCCGTGAGTACGCCCATCCGTACTCACACAAAACTATGGTTGTCAACGCGCCTAACTGGACTTTAACGAA
The Desulfovibrio sp. JC010 genome window above contains:
- a CDS encoding tyrosine-type recombinase/integrase translates to MALNVKQIQAAKPKEKLYRITDSNGLCLEIRPNGSKLWRYRYRFNGKGKMIGLGSYPATSLKDARDKRDEQRKILERDIDPSEYRKDQQATVSGENEFEAIAREWHTKFKSTWTKGHAQTVIRRLELNCFPWIGKMVVNEIEPPDILKVLRRIESRGALETAHRVRSILGQVLRYAVATGRATRDATADLKGALPPVKHKHMATITDPKQIGPLLNNIDDYQGNTMTKCALQLAPLVFVRPGELRHGEWEEIDFDAAEWRIPAEKMKARRPHIVPLSRQALEVLFELKPLTGEGRYLFPSIRSKLYPMSENTVNGALRRLGYSKEEITGHGFRSMASTNLNENGWKPDVIERQLAHVEGNSVRAAYNHADYLPERRKMMQWWADFLDALRNKLETPAMEDY